The following coding sequences are from one Augochlora pura isolate Apur16 chromosome 6, APUR_v2.2.1, whole genome shotgun sequence window:
- the LOC144470695 gene encoding uncharacterized protein LOC144470695: MGMESSELVAVSHYQAQQLQRQLLAEQSGPAGTMLPPAAQPTGGGMTQPLQQGQHAAVAAAAAAAAASQPQGQDPLQSLMHQLICLHQIEFILAQHGHK, translated from the coding sequence ATGGGGATGGAATCCTCGGAGCTGGTCGCGGTGTCCCATTACCAAGCGCAACAGCTACAGCGACAATTGTTGGCCGAGCAGTCGGGTCCAGCTGGCACGATGCTACCGCCGGCTGCTCAACCTACTGGTGGAGGCATGACGCAGCCGCTCCAGCAAGGACAGCATGCCGCAGttgctgccgccgccgccgccgctgccgcgtCTCAACCTCAGGGCCAAGACCCGCTGCAGAGCTTGATGCACCAGCTGATCTGTTTGCACCAGATTGAGTTCATCCTAGCCCAGCATGGTCACAAGtga